From Coffea arabica cultivar ET-39 chromosome 2e, Coffea Arabica ET-39 HiFi, whole genome shotgun sequence, the proteins below share one genomic window:
- the LOC113732722 gene encoding uncharacterized protein → MELQHFGHEHPLEFKSEGMFEEEEKEKLPSYNCYMCRKSISLPAYFCRQCDCTCLHETCAKLADQEILHPMHSAHPLKFTTLAQSLRRCDACWQDFSGFSYSCPKCNLDINTPSYMCTTCSFWIHEECASLPTIKGLEDHDHDHPLTLAYQLPLEFRRYNFECEFCRKVLKPSEWVYYCGRCRYFVHVYCLSIHVRFGSRIDYDHNDADAGPNDLRLPCNDVFDEMIKPVMEKRMKEELKLLPEIKHFSHSHPLILSSTQPVENEKDTEEMLCDGCIQPISTPYYTCAECKYMLHLTCANFSPERLYHVCCYGHLLTLKKFRNELGMPYQNPFNCVIFSFGKQMVYKLHKQHILWHARSYRQSPSMHCHACREEITSSNAYYRCRCGFFLHQWCATLPGAVKHRWDKHPILLMHPPFSDHSDELYCEVCEDEIHPKTWIYHCRECDQSFHPRCIPRLGKDGNVKFGSTIQVANHEHPLRSVRKSRYKSSCNGCGTKFNGGKAWEFPSL, encoded by the exons ATGGAGCTGCAACATTTTGGCCATGAGCATCCACTGGAATTCAAGTCTGAGGGTAtgtttgaagaagaagaaaaggaaaagttgccCAGTTATAATTGTTATATGTGTCGGAAATCCATTTCATTGCCGGCCTACTTCTGCAGACAGTGTGATTGCACCTGTCTCCACGAGACATGTGCAAAGTTGGCTGATCAGGAGATTCTACATCCAATGCACTCAGCTCATCCTCTTAAATTCACCACTTTGGCTCAATCCCTGCGCCGGTGTGATGCTTGCTGGCAAGATTTCTCTGGTTTCAGTTACAGTTGTCCAAAATGTAATCT TGACATTAATACCCCGTCTTACATGTGTACTACCTGCTCATTTTGGATACATGAAGAATGTGCTTCATTACCGACAATCAAAGGACTTGAGGATCATGATCATGATCACCCCCTCACCTTGGCTTACCAACTTCCACTTGAATTTCGACGCTATAATTTTGAATGTGAGTTTTGCAGAAAAGTATTGAAGCCATCAGAGTGGGTTTATTATTGTGGTCGTTGTAGATACTTTGTCCATGTCTACTGCCTAAGCATCCATGTCAG ATTTGGGAGTCGCATAGATTATGATCATAATGATGCTGATGCTGGTCCTAATGATCTGAGGCTGCCCTGCAATGATGTGTTCGATGAAATGATCAAACCTGTGATGGAGAAAAGGATGAAAGAAGAGTTAAAATTGTTGCCGGAGATTAAACATTTCAGTCACAGCCATCCGCTAATCCTTTCTTCAACTCAGCCAGTGGAGAACGAAAAGGATACTGAGGAAATGTTATGCGATGGATGCATCCAACCAATTTCAACTCCGTACTACACTTGTGCCGAGTGTAAGTACATGCTGCACTTAACCTGTGCCAATTTTTCACCTGAAAGATTGTATCATGTTTGCTGTTATGGTCACCTTTTAACCCTGAAAAAGTTTAGAAATGAGTTGGG AATGCCGTATCAAAATCCATTCAACTGTGTCATCTTTTCGTTTGGAAAGCAAATGGTTTACAAACTTCACAAACAACACATTTTATGGCATGCAAGAAGTTACAGGCAAAGCCCATCAATGCACTGTCATGCCTGTAGAGAAGAGATAACAAGCTCGAATGCTTACTATAGATGTCGTTGCGGTTTCTTTTTGCATCAATGGTGTGCTACTTTACCAGGCGCAGTCAAGCATAGATGGGATAAACACCCTATTCTTTTGATGCATCCACCGTTCAGTGATCATTCAGATGAACTTTACTGTGAGGTTTGCGAAGATGAGATACACCCCAAAACTTGGATATATCATTGTCGCGAATGTGATCAATCTTTTCATCCTAGATGTATTCCTCGACTTGGTAAGGATGGTAATGTGAAGTTTGGTAGCACCATTCAAGTCGCCAATCATGAGCATCCCCTTAGGTCTGTCCGAAAAAGTAGATACAAATCTTCCTGCAATGGTTGTGGTACAAAATTTAATGGTGGGAAGGCTTGGGAATTCCCAAGTCTGTag
- the LOC113732723 gene encoding uncharacterized protein has protein sequence MPRKRKLKEFHEKGQQRTRRGEEDQDITKPKRPIHPFILFRKQHFENLKGQNGAGVCGSKGNASAKQAWEKLSEAEKAQLMNKYKEDLQIYKESIEKLGKSTSFDRAKREITIRSSPCQLLKLVSKLDDIKKEAIREIGFGGLLEIQCHSMPSCLLTWLIQHFNPTQCHIQLDGGQILQVTARDVEITLGIPGNGPIPKEDEDASEEEVGIIPRRYKWIDLLEELISMESGEEFKKKFVIFVCGCLLAPSKRAEHTTKLWRCLHSVEEIRNMNWAEYVRIKLCSQLQDFQLKRRKYVGGCIFFLMVFYLDRVSILNHHVPRTMPRVKAWTDSVIQERINIEMNTHRQYGFGKVEAQFDDNVNTCHDVVDLRDELFVRLANSGFVDVAAVLAAISNVPLTFQSRVVNVGELLCGKSSTAVHHDCSRSEDILLNGNRRSKLTVGVKRARAGKSLVQQQSFNQFENENELGVQKWVNNNLDTEIPFKETAEDVLTFIPEGGEEEEDLTFTEKSSQKNGEDLRKHELRLLGDLPVHVQEILGEDASLPNAEATVYAPVPTDDGVNLSALKTHQMDLQVGNNQEIEVSVKSPLSVESSPTEIIGVVDKIDAVELIEEKKNNLQSVMDFVMLEWKDFEGHVKMIQNSVSGFFGELESGETDLKPVQESASKNSEELISRRKWVEKRFKKLDEKEKLILELLQKVELAQNKFATIRNFVGEKLENIAFQG, from the exons ATGCCAcgcaaaagaaagctaaaggAATTTCATGAAAAAGGTCAACAGAGGACTAGAAGGGGAGAGGAAGACCAAGATATCACCAAGCCCAAGCGACCAATCCATCCATTTATTCTGTTTAG GAAGCAGCATTTTGAGAATCTCAAAGGTCAAAATGGAGCTGGAGTTTGCGGTAGCAAG GGGAATGCAAGTGCCAAACAAGCATGGGAAAAACTTAGTGAGGCTGAGAAGGCACAATTGATGAATAAATATAAAGAGGACTTGCAGATTTACAAAGAAAGCATCGAAAAACTAGGCAAGAGtaccagttttgacagagccaAGCGA GAAATTACCATCCGATCCTCACCGTGCCAGTTGTTGAAACTGGTTTCTAAACTAGATGACATCAAAAAGGAAGCAATCAGAGAGATAGGCTTTGGTGGCCTATTAGAGATACAATGCCATTCAATGCCATCCTGTTTGCTTACATGGTTGATCCAACATTTCAATCCCACCCAATGCCATATTCAGTTGGATGGAGGACAGATCCTACAGGTCACAGCACGTGACGTAGAAATCACACTAGGGATTCCCGGTAATGGGCCGATTCCAAAAGAAGATGAGGATGCATCAGAAGAGGAGGTAGGTATTATTCCAAGAAGGTACAAATGGATTGATCTTCTTGAGGAGTTGATTAGTATGGAATCAGGGGAAGAATTTAAGAAGAAGTTTGTGATATTTGTGTGTGGATGCTTGCTGGCCCCAAGCAAAAGGGCTGAACATACTACGAAACTCTGGAGATGTTTGCATTCagttgaagaaattagaaatatGAATTGGGCAGAGTACGTTCGCATCAAGCTATGCTCGCAGTTACAAGATTTCCagctaaaaagaagaaaatatgtTGGAGGAtgtatttttttcttgatg GTATTCTATCTGGACCGTGTTAGCATCCTAAATCACCATGTACCTAGGACAATGCCACGTGTGAAGGCGTGGACTGATAGTGTAATCCAGGAAAGAATTAACATAGAGATGAATACCCACAGGCAGTACGGTTTTGGAAAG GTTGAGGCACAGTTTGATGATAATGTCAACACATGCCATGATGTCGTTGATTTGCGTGATGAGCTATTTGTCAGATTAGCAAACAGCGGCTTTGTAGATGTTGCg GCTGTGCTTGCTGCAATATCCAATGTACCTCTGACCTTCCAAAGCAGGGTAGTAAATGTGGGTGAACTTCTCTGTGGTAAAAGTAGCACAGCGGTGCATCATGATTGTAGTAGATCAGAGGATATTTTATTGAATGGGAACAGAAGGAGCAAATTAACTGTGGGAGTGAAAAGAGCCAGGGCTGGGAAATCATTGGTTCAGCAGCAGTCATTTAATCAGTTTGAGAATGAAAATGAGCTGGGTGTGCAAAAATGggtgaataataatttggatACTGAAATACCATTTAAAGAAACAGCTGAAGATGTGCTCACATTTATCCCTgaaggaggagaagaagaagaagatttgACATTCACAGAGAAAAGCTCGCAAAAGAATGGAGAAGATTTGAGAAAACATGAGTTGAGACTGCTAGGTGATTTGCCAGTGCATGTACAAGAAATTCTGGGAGAGGATGCTTCGCTACCAAATGCTGAAGCAACTGTATATGCACCTGTTCCAACTGATGATGGTGTAAACTTGTCAGCACTGAAAACGCACCAGATGGATCTGCAAGTGGGCAATAACCAAGAAATAGAGGTGTCAGTAAAATCTCCCCTCTCAGTAGAAAGTAGTCCAACTGAGATTATTGGTGTTGTGGATAAGATTGATGCTGTGGAGCtcattgaagaaaagaaaaacaacctCCAAAGCGTGATGGATTTCGTGATGCTTGAATGGAAGGATTTTGAAGGCCATGTAAAAATGATCCAGAATTCTGTCAGTGGATTCTTCGGTGAACTTGAGTCTGGGGAGACGGACTTGAAGCCTGTTCAAGAATCAGCAAGTAAAAATTCTGAAGAACTCATTTCAAGGAGAAAGTGGGTTGAGAAGAGGTTTAAGAAActggatgaaaaagaaaaattgatccTAGAGCTTTTGCAAAAGGTAGAATTGGCACAAAACAAATTTGCTACTATTCGAAATTTTGTTGGtgaaaaacttgaaaatattgCTTTTCAAGGGTAG
- the LOC113729340 gene encoding uncharacterized protein, which yields MVASTNLEHNSMMNEDKQATKAESSCSKKTKHGTKVESLSCKKRKECIKKKTMELSVLCGIKACIVVVGPSGQVETWPRNPDDVRQIIAMYKDLAAKKGCQIKRFSESSVKVGKAVDNAAEKAKIDEDFGSNNGCRKQEEKGENSSSKAFAEDIVKVINSKLESLEKKKGFLSENKGKEVAYFYGEEETLHEKYFTELWNVPEVGEASDSQGTGKPQLGAAPEQSAPSLETMFKQNLFENPQIFGDSSDNSEMGLLGGASANQEIVQHVPMQFNFNSSNNFDGGINLSNLGIHNVQFPNVQFPHQFPWFDSSNYQTGMLSVMPQLQVMNFPQLPLIQGMNLSGLPLMQGMNFSAGPSMQSTTLAPHRFDEGSLPQLCPLPLQAFGPEYHSPQPLTYNPSSSSWQQYQF from the coding sequence ATGGTGGCCAGCACTAACCTAGAGCACAATTCCATGATGAACGAAGACAAGCAGGCCACCAAGGCCGAAAGCTCGTGTTCCAAGAAAACGAAGCATGGCACCAAAGTTGAAAGCTTGTcttgcaagaaaagaaaagagtgtaTTAAGAAGAAGACAATGGAACTATCTGTGTTGTGTGGTATCAAGGCTTGCATCGTTGTTGTTGGACCAAGTGGGCAGGTTGAGACTTGGCCTAGAAACCCTGATGATGTGCGACAAATCATAGCCATGTACAAAGATTTGGCTGCCAAGAAAGGCTGCCAGATCAAGAGGTTCTCTGAATCAAGTGTCAAGGTTGGAAAGGCTGTTGATAATGCGGCAGAAAAGGCTAAGATTGATGAAGATTTTGGTTCCAACAACGGCTGCAGAAAACAAGAGGAGAAGGGGGAAAATAGTTCATCAAAGGCCTTTGCTGAAGATATTGTAAAAGTGATTAATTCAAAGCTTGAATCTTTGGAGAAGAAAAAGGGTTTCTTGAGTGAAAATAAGGGTAAAGAAGTTGCTTATTTTTATGGTGAAGAAGAAACACTGCACGAGAAGTATTTTACTGAATTATGGAACGTGCCGGAGGTGGGAGAAGCATCAGATTCCCAAGGCACTGGAAAACCCCAATTAGGTGCAGCACCAGAACAGAGTGCCCCCTCTTTGGAAACGATGTTCAAACAAAATTTGTTTGAAAACCCACAAATATTTGGTGATTCTTCAGACAATTCTGAGATGGGATTATTGGGAGGAGCATCAGCTAATCAGGAGATTGTCCAACATGTTCCTATGCAGTTCAACTTCAACAGTTCTAATAATTTTGACGGTGGAATCAATTTATCCAACTTAGGAATCCATAATGTTCAATTTCCCAACGTTCAATTCCCTCATCAATTTCCCTGGTTTGACAGCAGTAATTATCAAACTGGAATGTTGAGCGTGATGCCTCAATTGCAAGTCATGAATTTCCCTCAATTACCATTGATTCAGGGCATGAATTTATCTGGATTACCATTGATGCAAGGCATGAATTTCTCTGCAGGACCATCGATGCAATCCACTACGCTTGCGCCTCACCGGTTTGATGAAGGCAGTCTGCCTCAGTTGTGTCCACTGCCACTGCAAGCTTTTGGACCTGAATACCATTCACCGCAGCCCTTAACTTACAacccttcttcttcctcttggcaGCAATATCAATTTTAA
- the LOC113729342 gene encoding ubiquitin-like-specific protease 1A — translation MCLQPINLVANMLRLDSEHDHQDQTYNTWYMPTFFTCKLQNAEPDLTTTSIYFDADRYGGNIEMCEKIFVPINEDNQHWYCTLVDFVKKKVYILDSLPNSTKQRGVVVRKLVQDLDTVLQHKFANKYKFQASSFEFDESPNIPKQLNGNDCGVYVINFMKSAEVEQMSSIMFQSETERFNIAMELVLHPKNA, via the exons ATGTGCTTGCAGCCAATCAATCTTGTTGCAAACATGCTCCGGTTAGACTCTGAGCATGACCATCAAGATCAAACATATAACACATGGTACATGCCAACTTTCTTCACG TGCAAATTACAAAATGCCGAACCTGACCTTACAACTACTTCAATATATTTTGATGCTGATAGATATGGAGGAAACATTGAGATGTGTGAGAAG ATATTTGTGCCAATAAATGAAGATAACCAACATTGGTATTGCACACTAGTTGactttgttaaaaagaaagttTACATACTGGATTCGTTGCCTAATTCAACAAAGCAACGAGGTGTTGTGGTTAGGAAGTTA GTGCAAGATCTTGATACTGTACTACAACACAAATTTGCGAATAAGTACAAGTTTCAGGCATCGTCATTTGAATTTGACGAATCTCCTAACATTCCTAAACAGCTGAATGG CAATGATTGTGGTGTATACGTTATTAATTTCATGAAGTCAGCTGAAGTGGAACAAATGAGTTCAATCATG TTTCAATCCGAGACTGAACGTTTTAACATTGCAATGGAATTGGTCCTACACCCTAAGAATGCATGA